In Streptomyces rapamycinicus NRRL 5491, the genomic stretch TGACCGAAGGAGGGCAGTCTTGCCGATGCCGACTTCCCCACGCACGATCAGGGCCCCTCCTCGTTTGTCGCTCATCCCACCGAGGAGCCTGCGGAGTGTGTGGGCCTCCCGTCGTCGGCCGATGAGTTCTATGTCTGCGAAGGATGTGTTCGGGGTGGCTGTGGAGGTCGCCCGCAGGTGGACCCCGGTCATGCTAAGGACCCCTTGGCGTTTTGGTCTCCTTGGCGACGGCCGTCGCCAAGGAGATCCTGGCGGGTGAATCCGTCCGCGATCACCCACACCCCAGCGTATGGATGTGGCTCCCAGGGTGTGTCGTCGCTGGTCATGTCTCCAGTGTTCGACCGGTGGCGATGAGCAACCAGGCCGGTGTCTCCCCAGGCGTGAGCTTCCTGGGTGCCGCACACCTAGCGTTTGTGGCCCTGGCCAAGTGTGCTGGCTGCCCTTCACGCCGCGAATCCCTCGGCGGCGAGCAACCATTTCCGATGCGAAAGCCACAAGGCGACTCTTCACTGGAGTCCGTTCAGCCTCTCGCGTGCTGCCGTTGACCTCCCGGTCCCCGTCCGCACGGGCAACGAGCCTGGTCGCGCCGTGCCCCAGCGACCGGGCCTCCGCTCCTATGTATGGCCAGTCGGGGCTGACGCTCGTCCAGGTGCGGCGACAGCGTCGCATGGGAGCAGGAAACCCACCGCCGCCGAGGGAGCCGACACACCACCTGGTCCAGCCGTCCGGCAACCCCTTGGCCTCTGTGTGGACCATGTCGCGGGTCCTGGGTGTGGGGCACCTGGGCAAGCGGCGGCCTGGTTGCCCGCACGAGGCGGGTCGAGACTTGAGCTCAGTGGGGCCGGAGCGGTCCGCTTGTCCCGGAGTAAGGAAAGTCCCTTTTATGAACGTCAACGGCACCACCAGCGCCGCAGTACTCGATCAGCTCCGCCACCAGTCCGCCGCCCCCCGGCGTCGCATCCTCTTCTCCGGCGCGGCCATCGTCACCATGGACCCGGACCTCGGCGTCCTGGGCCGCGGCGACCTGTTGGTGGAGGGCGACACGATCGTGGCGGTCGGGCCCGACTTGAGCGCGAGTGACGCGGTGGTGGTCGACGCCACCGGCGCGATCCTCACCCCCGGCTTCGTCGACACCCACCGGCACGCCTGGGAGGCGCAACTCCGACGGATCATGCCGGACGTCGATGACCTCGGTGGCTATGTTATGGCCACGCTGGCCGGATACGCCACGGTCTACCGACCCGAGGACATGTACATCGGCACCAAGCTCGCCGCTCTGACGGCGATCGACAGCGGCATCACGTGCATGCTGGACTTCTCCCACAACTCCCGTACCCGCGAGCACTCCGACGCCGCGATCCAAGCCCTACTCGACACCGGCATCCGTGGTGTGCACGCCTCCATGGGCCCGCACTTCGGCGACTGGGATCAGCAGTGGCCCGGCGACCTGAACCGGCTCAAGGACCGGTACTTCAGCAGCGATGACCAGCTGCTGACACTGCGCCTGGCCACCTTGGCCACCGACGAGATCGCCGGACCGGCCCTCGTTTACGGTCCCCAGCTCGCCCGTGTCGCCCAGGAGTTGGGCATCGGGGTGAGCGTCGACGCCGTCTTCGGTGCGTCGTCCTCCGAGGCCGTGCTGCGCTGGGCCAAGGACGGCATCCTCGCTCCCGACGTCACCCTGATCCACGCGACCGGCCTGACCTCCGAGGCATGGAGCGCGATGGGAGAGACCGGTACCACCGTGGCCCTCGCTCCCACCTCCGACGCACAGATCGGACTGGAAACCGCCATCCCGGCGGTCGATGAGGCGCTGGCCGTCGGCATCCGTCCCGGTCTGAGTATCGATGTCGAAGTCGCCCTGGCCAGCGACATGTTCACCCAGATGCGGTCGCTGCACGCCATCCAGCGGATGCGCGCGGTCAACACGGTTTACGACACCGATCGACAGCCGTCCCGCATCACCACCCGCGACGTCCTGGACTTCGCCACCCTTCAGGGCGCCCGCACCAACGGCCTGGCCGGTGTCACCGGCTCCCTCGCCCCAGGCAAGAAGGCCGACCTGCTGGTCATCCAGGCCGAGGACCTGAACAACATGCCCCTCAACGACCCCATCGGAACCGTCGTCCTGGGATCCGACGCCCGTAACATCAGCGTGGTCCTCATCAACGGCGAGCCCCGCAAATGGAACGGACGGGTCCTCGATGTCGACCTGCCCGCCCTCCGCGACCAAGTGCGCGCCTCACGTGATCACGTGCTGAGCACTACCGCCAGCTGAACGGCACTCTCCCACCATCGCCGGTGGCCTCCTGACCATTTCTCGCCCGGCGGCGCCGTGGCCACCTCACTGTACGCACTGTGCGCCCACCGGCCACGCCACATCTGGAGTTCTCGTGTCCCTCCCCACCACCTCTTCCAGGCCGTCCATACCGGTGACCAGTGCCCCGGAGGAGCCCCCGGCCTGGGCGCCTGCCGCGGCGACCATCGCGCTGCTGACCACACTCGGCGTCCTGGTCGTCGGCCAGATGTACACGGTCCTGGCCATGCTCCGCCCGATGGCCGACTCATGGGCCACCACATCGGGGCAGGTGACCTGGACGGCCACGGCGTTCGGCTTCGCCTACGCGACCGGATTCCTGGTCGCCGGGCCGCTGGCCGACCGTTACGGATCACGCGCAGTGATCAGCGTCGGACTGGTGGCGGCCACGATCGCCACCGCGGCGGTCAGCGCCGCCCCCCACCTCGCCTGGGGCATCGCCCTGCGCGTCGTGCAGGGACTGACGGCAGCGACGTTCACGCCCGCCGCGTTCGCCTACGTCGCCCACCACATCGCACCGCGTCGCCGGGGCATCGCTCTCACCTGCGTCACCAGCGGCATGCTCGCCGCCGCCGTGCTCATGCAGATCGGCGCCCAGGCGGTCGAGGCCGCGCTGGGTTGGCGCGCGGTCTTCCTGCTCAGCGCCGGGCTCATCGCCCTGGGCGTGCTGCCCGTGCGACGCATCCTGCACCGCACACCGCGCCGTCAGACCAGCGGCGGTCTGCTCCAGGCATTCGCCGCGATGCCCCGGCTGCTGCGCCGGCCGCGTCTGGTCGCCCTGTACGCGTCCACCATGACCTTGATGGCCGCCTTTATCGCCGTCTACACGGCGGTGGCCATCGCCGGGCCGCCCGGTATCGCCGGACGCTCCGCCGCCATCATGACCCTGCGGGCCAGCGCGTTGCCCGCCATGGTCGCCATCCCCCTGCTCGCCTCCGTCCTTCAGCGCTTTCCCGCACCGCTGCGCATAGTCCTCGCCATCGCCGTGGCCGCCGTCACCGTCGCAGCGGGCTCCCTGCTCGGTGGCCACACGCTGCTGCTGGCCCTGGCGCTGCTGCTGTTCGTGGCCGCTGTCGCGGCGGCGGCACCCGCAGTCGTCGAGACCGTCAACGCCACCGCCCCGCACGCGTGCGGCGCGGCCGTGGCTCTCTATGCCTGCAGCATGTTCATCGGCGCCAGCCTGGGCCCGCAGCTGGCCGGCGCCCTCACCGCCCAGGGGTTCGGCGGCATCCTGCGCATCGTCGCCGCCGCGCTTCTCCTGGGCATCGTCCTGGCCCTGCCGACCCTGCGCCGCCAACGCTCCGAATGACCACCCCGACCCCCACTTCCCCCGTATGAAGGACAGCGACATGCCACACCTCCAAGGGCCCACCGAAACCCGCACTTCCAGCGGCGTGCTCGTCACCACCGGTGGCTTACCGATGAGCGAGCGCGCCCGCGAGCTGGGTGCGGGCGTCACCCGCACCTATATCGATGGGGCCTGGCACGACGCCGTGACGGATGAGCGGTGGCAGCACCATCACCCGGCGACCGGCGAACCGGACTTCACGGTCTGCGTCAGCTCCTCCAACGAAGTCGACCGCGCGGTCCGCGCCGCCCGGCGCGCC encodes the following:
- a CDS encoding amidohydrolase family protein, translating into MNVNGTTSAAVLDQLRHQSAAPRRRILFSGAAIVTMDPDLGVLGRGDLLVEGDTIVAVGPDLSASDAVVVDATGAILTPGFVDTHRHAWEAQLRRIMPDVDDLGGYVMATLAGYATVYRPEDMYIGTKLAALTAIDSGITCMLDFSHNSRTREHSDAAIQALLDTGIRGVHASMGPHFGDWDQQWPGDLNRLKDRYFSSDDQLLTLRLATLATDEIAGPALVYGPQLARVAQELGIGVSVDAVFGASSSEAVLRWAKDGILAPDVTLIHATGLTSEAWSAMGETGTTVALAPTSDAQIGLETAIPAVDEALAVGIRPGLSIDVEVALASDMFTQMRSLHAIQRMRAVNTVYDTDRQPSRITTRDVLDFATLQGARTNGLAGVTGSLAPGKKADLLVIQAEDLNNMPLNDPIGTVVLGSDARNISVVLINGEPRKWNGRVLDVDLPALRDQVRASRDHVLSTTAS
- a CDS encoding MFS transporter; the encoded protein is MSLPTTSSRPSIPVTSAPEEPPAWAPAAATIALLTTLGVLVVGQMYTVLAMLRPMADSWATTSGQVTWTATAFGFAYATGFLVAGPLADRYGSRAVISVGLVAATIATAAVSAAPHLAWGIALRVVQGLTAATFTPAAFAYVAHHIAPRRRGIALTCVTSGMLAAAVLMQIGAQAVEAALGWRAVFLLSAGLIALGVLPVRRILHRTPRRQTSGGLLQAFAAMPRLLRRPRLVALYASTMTLMAAFIAVYTAVAIAGPPGIAGRSAAIMTLRASALPAMVAIPLLASVLQRFPAPLRIVLAIAVAAVTVAAGSLLGGHTLLLALALLLFVAAVAAAAPAVVETVNATAPHACGAAVALYACSMFIGASLGPQLAGALTAQGFGGILRIVAAALLLGIVLALPTLRRQRSE